The following coding sequences are from one Triticum dicoccoides isolate Atlit2015 ecotype Zavitan chromosome 4A, WEW_v2.0, whole genome shotgun sequence window:
- the LOC119287470 gene encoding phytosulfokine receptor 2-like — MYTSLHTTMAKCWLLLLLLLAFLLPAAHAKSCHPNDFRALRGFAGNLGGGGVLLRAEWSGASCCGWEGVGCDSSSGRVTVLRLPGYGLTGPIPGASLAGLAQLEELFLGSNSFVGSLPEELFSLAGLRKLSLESNELTGKLSSRLGKLKNLTFLNLSVNHFSGRLPDMFGDLMSLDHLAMHSNGLSGSLPPSLSSLSSLSELNLRNNSLSGPIARVNFSGMPLLASVDFSANNLSGSLPVSLADCSALKSLTLANNQLVGTIPSWIGELDNLCCLDISNNSLVGEVPKGLTCLKCLANADRSVGMAFTNMPLYVKRNRRVLQQQPNILSRSNNTVRSGGGNVLSGDNNTVISGNNNTLSGTNNTVISGSNNVLTGSNHVVSGGNNVVSDTSHVVNGSNNTVSGRSNMVTGNNNIVSGSNHVVSGNNKVVTGG, encoded by the coding sequence ATGTACACATCGTTACATACCACCATGGCGAAATGctggctgctgctcctcctcctcttggCGTTTCTCTTGCCGGCGGCGCATGCTAAGTCATGCCACCCTAACGACTTCCGTGCATTGCGGGGCTTTGCCGGGAACCTCGGCGGCGGGGGCGTCCTTCTCCGTGCCGAGTGGTCTGGCGCCTCATGCTGCGGCTGGGAAGGTGTGGGCTGTGACAGCAGCAGCGGCCGTGTCACGGTGCTACGGCTTCCCGGGTATGGCCTCACGGGGCCCATCCCGGGAGCCTCCCTGGCGGGCCTTGCGCAGCTGGAGGAGCTCTTCCTCGGCTCCAACTCTTTTGTTGGCTCCCTCCCCGAGGAGCTCTTCAGCCTCGCCGGGTTGCGGAAGCTCTCCCTCGAGTCGAATGAGCTCACTGGCAAGTTGAGCTCACGCCTTGGCAAGCTCAAGAACCTCACCTTCCTGAACTTGTCGGTCAACCACTTCTCTGGCCGCCTCCCTGACATGTTTGGTGACCTCATGTCGCTCGACCATTTGGCCATGCACTCCAATGGCTTGTCCGGATCGTTGCCGCCATCTCTGTCATCATTGTCCTCTCTCAGTGAGCTCAACCTCCGAAACAACTCCCTGTCTGGTCCGATTGCTCGTGTCAACTTCTCCGGCATGCCACTTCTTGCTTCAGTTGACTTTTCCGCAAATAACCTGAGTGGGTCTCTCCCAGTTAGCCTCGCAGATTGTAGCGCGCTCAAGTCGCTCACCCTTGCCAACAACCAATTGGTTGGCACCATCCCGTCGTGGATTGGTGAACTTGACAACCTTTGCTGCTTGGATATCTCAAATAACTCGTTGGTTGGTGAGGTACCCAAGGGTTTGACATGTCTCAAATGCCTCGCCAACGCTGATCGTTCAGTGGGTATGGCTTTCACCAACATGCCATTGTATGTGAAGCGTAACAGAAGAGTACTCCAACAACAACCAAATATCTTATCTAGGAGCAATAATACTGTCAGATCGGGGGGTGGCAATGTCCTATCCGGAGACAACAACACTGTCATATCTGGGAACAACAACACTCTATCCGGGACCAACAACACAGTCATATCTGGGAGCAACAATGTCCTAACTGGCAGCAACCATGTTGTATCTGGCGGCAATAATGTTGTAAGTGATACCAGCCATGTCGTAAATGGGAGCAACAATACTGTATCTGGGAGGAGCAATATGGTAACCGGGAACAACAATATTGTATCTGGGAGTAACCATGTCGTATCTGGGAACAACAAAGTCGTAACTGGAGGTTAA